In a single window of the Phycisphaerales bacterium genome:
- the argS gene encoding arginine--tRNA ligase has translation MGFDSLLNRLARHFADALAEVSGRPVAPAQALLRPAGDPKFGDYQCNAAMTLAKELRAKPRDVAERIVTAVAPALAAAGITVAFEIAGPGFINLRLADEFLARLLSTVPPSPAAPPETITGRAYDPGSASFDRFGIDPVTHPRRIVVEYSQPNIAKQMHVGHLRSTIIGDMFARVLWFQGHTVIRQNHIGDWGTQFGILIRWYREHPLPTPASDHDVLAEIEGDYRAAQARFTEDATFADEARRAVTALQSGDPQARELWEMICKVSLDAVGVLYAQLGVLLRADDPQEVRGESFYNDRLAPLIAELRRTLPAPTVEPHSRGAPWAEVRDDQGAVCVFLYDADGTPQFKNPDGEILPLIIQKSDGAYLYATTDLAAVRYRIQELRFPGGVGAERIIYVTDARQKLHFDMWRATAHAAGWITPEVSIEHVTFGTVLGPDRKPLKTRAGGNVKLRELLDEAVARALRLLDERAAGGDESAALPADERQLVAHRIGIGAVKYADLSRDRNGDYVFNWDTMLALQGNTAPYMLYAYARIRSIYRRALAEAGNVDPYAPGTTLMLADVAERALALHLARLPDAIETVASDLLPHTLCGYLYDLAGHFMRFYESCPVLQAEAPLRASRLRLCDLTARALRLGLGLLGIPVVERM, from the coding sequence ATGGGCTTTGACTCGCTGCTGAACCGCCTGGCGCGGCACTTCGCAGACGCCCTGGCCGAGGTCTCGGGCCGGCCGGTTGCACCTGCGCAGGCCCTGCTGCGCCCCGCGGGTGACCCGAAATTCGGCGACTACCAGTGCAATGCGGCCATGACGCTGGCGAAGGAGCTGCGTGCCAAGCCGCGCGACGTTGCCGAGCGCATCGTCACAGCGGTGGCGCCGGCGCTCGCCGCCGCTGGTATCACCGTAGCGTTCGAGATCGCCGGACCGGGCTTCATCAACCTGCGGCTGGCCGACGAATTCCTGGCGCGTCTGCTATCCACCGTGCCTCCGTCTCCGGCGGCGCCACCTGAGACCATCACAGGACGTGCGTACGATCCCGGCAGCGCGTCGTTCGACCGCTTCGGTATCGACCCGGTCACACATCCGCGCCGCATCGTCGTCGAATACTCGCAGCCGAACATCGCCAAGCAGATGCACGTGGGGCACTTGCGCAGCACGATCATCGGCGACATGTTTGCGCGCGTGCTGTGGTTTCAGGGGCATACGGTCATCCGGCAGAATCACATCGGGGATTGGGGGACGCAGTTCGGCATCCTCATCCGCTGGTACCGCGAACACCCGCTGCCAACTCCCGCATCGGACCACGATGTCTTGGCAGAGATCGAGGGTGACTATCGCGCGGCCCAGGCGCGCTTCACCGAGGATGCAACGTTCGCAGATGAAGCGCGCCGCGCCGTGACGGCACTCCAATCGGGCGATCCGCAGGCCCGTGAACTCTGGGAAATGATCTGCAAGGTCAGTCTGGACGCGGTCGGCGTGCTCTACGCACAACTGGGTGTCTTGCTGCGGGCGGATGATCCGCAGGAGGTGCGCGGCGAGAGCTTCTACAATGACCGACTGGCGCCGCTGATCGCCGAGCTACGCCGTACGCTGCCAGCGCCCACGGTCGAGCCGCACAGCCGCGGTGCCCCGTGGGCCGAAGTCCGCGACGACCAGGGCGCCGTGTGTGTGTTCCTTTACGACGCCGACGGCACGCCACAATTCAAGAATCCTGATGGCGAGATCCTGCCACTGATCATTCAGAAGTCCGACGGCGCGTATCTTTACGCGACGACCGACCTGGCCGCCGTGCGCTATCGGATCCAGGAATTACGGTTCCCCGGCGGGGTCGGTGCAGAGCGCATCATCTACGTCACGGATGCCCGCCAGAAACTGCACTTCGACATGTGGCGAGCGACCGCCCACGCGGCCGGCTGGATCACCCCCGAAGTCTCCATTGAGCACGTCACCTTCGGCACCGTCCTCGGTCCCGACCGCAAACCGCTCAAGACGCGCGCGGGGGGCAACGTCAAGCTCCGCGAGTTGCTCGATGAAGCCGTGGCCCGCGCCCTTCGGCTGCTCGACGAGCGGGCTGCCGGCGGCGACGAATCCGCCGCCTTGCCCGCCGACGAGCGGCAACTCGTTGCACACCGGATCGGAATCGGCGCCGTGAAATACGCCGACCTAAGCCGCGATCGCAACGGCGACTATGTCTTCAATTGGGACACCATGCTCGCGCTGCAGGGCAACACGGCACCTTACATGCTGTACGCCTATGCCCGCATCCGGTCGATCTACCGCCGCGCCCTGGCCGAGGCCGGCAACGTCGATCCCTATGCTCCCGGCACGACGCTCATGCTGGCCGATGTGGCGGAGCGTGCACTGGCTCTGCACCTCGCGCGGCTTCCCGACGCCATCGAGACGGTCGCGTCCGACCTGCTGCCGCACACGTTGTGCGGCTACCTGTATGACCTGGCCGGCCATTTCATGCGGTTCTACGAGTCCTGCCCCGTGCTACAGGCGGAGGCCCCGCTCCGCGCCAGCCGTCTGCGCCTGTGCGACCTCACAGCCCGCGCACTGCGACTCGGTTTGGGACTGCTCGGGATCCCGGTTGTCGAGCGCATGTAG
- the raiA gene encoding ribosome-associated translation inhibitor RaiA → MDLHIVARNVDHAAPLRQYAEEKLISATERFRENLLAATVRLEDETGPAKGGVDKVCHIELKLRTGEIRIKEQGEDFYATIDVALDRLRAALSREVSRAKRGIAEG, encoded by the coding sequence ATGGACCTGCACATCGTCGCGCGTAACGTGGACCACGCCGCCCCTCTCCGCCAGTACGCGGAGGAGAAGCTGATTTCGGCCACGGAACGGTTTCGTGAAAACCTGCTCGCAGCCACGGTTCGACTCGAGGATGAAACCGGTCCCGCGAAGGGCGGCGTCGACAAGGTCTGTCACATCGAGTTGAAGCTTCGCACCGGTGAGATCAGGATCAAGGAGCAGGGCGAGGATTTCTACGCGACAATTGACGTTGCACTTGACCGCCTGCGGGCAGCGCTGAGCCGCGAAGTGTCACGCGCGAAGCGCGGCATCGCCGAGGGTTAA